One region of Pygocentrus nattereri isolate fPygNat1 chromosome 14, fPygNat1.pri, whole genome shotgun sequence genomic DNA includes:
- the si:ch211-139g16.8 gene encoding uncharacterized protein si:ch211-139g16.8, with product MVLHLFFQITFILIFTSALSVTGCQLDVRQPQELLTGRKKESVFVQCHTNTSACSSSTPEVLWYVFTRDSHHQLDAKSQPLKYQLDSQGLQIKSLTTSDGGVYYCAVILPGQVKNGTQTFGSGTTVTVIEDVYRTSLAVLLVLLVLLTLYSLTILTIIICTKTGQRTLSLKGRTKRSDRKSGSSTRVHFGAVVQELYSKRNLRNNKKNSADVSQENKCENPWTSANKEDIYQNLDETDKC from the exons ATGGTCCTTCACCTTTTCTTTCAAATCACATTCATTCTCATCTTTACCTCAG CACTCTCAGTGACTGGGTGTCAACTTGACGTCAGGCAACCACAAGAGCTGCTCactgggagaaaaaaagagtcaGTATTTGTCCAGTGCCATACCAACACGTCTGCCTGTTCAAGCAGCACACCAGAAGTTCTTTGGTATGTGTTTACAAGAGACTCCCACCATCAGCTGGACGCAAAGAGTCAGCCATTGAAGTACCAACTGGACAGCCAAGGCCTTCAAATCAAATCCCTCACAACCAGCGATGGTGGGGTTTATTACTGCGCTGTGATCTTGCCTGGTCAGGTCAAGAATGGAACGCAGACTTTTGGAAGTGGCACCACGGTAACTGTGATAG AGGATGTCTACCGCACAAGCCTAGCTGTGCTGTTAGTGTTGCTGGTCTTACTGACCCTCTACAGCCTCACAATCCTGACCATCATCATCTGTACAAAG ACCGGACAACGCACATTATCTTTAAAAGGACGGACCAAGAGAAGTGACAGAAAG AGTGGCTCGTCCACACGAGTCCATTTCGGAGCTGTGGTGCAAGAGCTTTACAGCAAGAGGAACTTGCGCAATAACAAGAAGAACTCTGCCGACGTCTCGCAGGAAAACAAG TGTGAAAATCCATGGACCAGTGCCAATAAAGAAGACATATACCAAAATCTGGACGAGACTGATAAATGTTGA
- the LOC108432187 gene encoding RING finger protein 151 isoform X1, translating into MAEAHMCLQSGGYDLELFVDVPDDGLICSICQGVLRCPVRAACHHVFCKRCIMQWLKRQETCPCCRKPVSQSLIFVMFKLSKAIGRLKIKCRNEIQGCRATFPLSEQYCHSMSCPFELISCPYQGCRAQLLRRDLEAHARHCEHWRQPCHMGCGAVLSQRTRTQHNCYQELRRQYEAKQQSHRAIAAALQRKMRKMQNTMAHMKRQISLICESLEVMDDVVEVDEAEEEEDVAESGTAGSSSSSS; encoded by the exons ATG GCAGAAGCACACATGTGCTTACAAAGCGGTGGTTATGACTTGGAGCTTTTTGTGGACGTGCCGGACGATGGCTTGATATGCAGTATATGCCAGGGAGTATTACGCTGCCCAGTCCGAGCAGCCTGCCACCATGTCTTTTGTAAAAGGTGCATCATGCAGTGGCTAAAGAG aCAGGAAACCTGCCCATGCTGCAGAAAGCCTGTCAGTCAGAGCCTGATATTTGTCATGTTCAAGCTCAGTAAAGCCATCGGTCGGCTTAAGATTAAG TGCAGGAATGAGATCCAGGGCTGCCGGGCCACTTTTCCCCTTTCTGAGCAGTACTGCCACAGCATGAGCTGCCCTTTTGAGCTGATCTCCTGCCCCTACCAGGGCTGCCGGGCACAGCTGCTGCGGCGTGATCTGGAAGCGCACGCACGCCACTGCGAGCACTGGAGGCAGCCGTGCCATATGGGCTGCGGCGCCGTGCTCTCGCAGCGCACCCGCACTCAGCACAACTGCTACCAGGAGCTGCGGCGGCAGTACGAGGCCAAGCAGCAGAGCCACCGCGCCATTGCTGCTGCCCTGCagaggaagatgaggaagatGCAGAACACCATGGCGCACATGAAGAGGCAGATCAGCCTCATCTGCGAAAGCCTGGAGGTCATGGATGACGTGGTGGAGGTGGATGAGGccgaggaagaggaggatgtGGCTGAGAGTGGCACAgcaggcagcagcagcagcagctcctga
- the LOC108432187 gene encoding RING finger protein 151 isoform X2: MCLQSGGYDLELFVDVPDDGLICSICQGVLRCPVRAACHHVFCKRCIMQWLKRQETCPCCRKPVSQSLIFVMFKLSKAIGRLKIKCRNEIQGCRATFPLSEQYCHSMSCPFELISCPYQGCRAQLLRRDLEAHARHCEHWRQPCHMGCGAVLSQRTRTQHNCYQELRRQYEAKQQSHRAIAAALQRKMRKMQNTMAHMKRQISLICESLEVMDDVVEVDEAEEEEDVAESGTAGSSSSSS, encoded by the exons ATGTGCTTACAAAGCGGTGGTTATGACTTGGAGCTTTTTGTGGACGTGCCGGACGATGGCTTGATATGCAGTATATGCCAGGGAGTATTACGCTGCCCAGTCCGAGCAGCCTGCCACCATGTCTTTTGTAAAAGGTGCATCATGCAGTGGCTAAAGAG aCAGGAAACCTGCCCATGCTGCAGAAAGCCTGTCAGTCAGAGCCTGATATTTGTCATGTTCAAGCTCAGTAAAGCCATCGGTCGGCTTAAGATTAAG TGCAGGAATGAGATCCAGGGCTGCCGGGCCACTTTTCCCCTTTCTGAGCAGTACTGCCACAGCATGAGCTGCCCTTTTGAGCTGATCTCCTGCCCCTACCAGGGCTGCCGGGCACAGCTGCTGCGGCGTGATCTGGAAGCGCACGCACGCCACTGCGAGCACTGGAGGCAGCCGTGCCATATGGGCTGCGGCGCCGTGCTCTCGCAGCGCACCCGCACTCAGCACAACTGCTACCAGGAGCTGCGGCGGCAGTACGAGGCCAAGCAGCAGAGCCACCGCGCCATTGCTGCTGCCCTGCagaggaagatgaggaagatGCAGAACACCATGGCGCACATGAAGAGGCAGATCAGCCTCATCTGCGAAAGCCTGGAGGTCATGGATGACGTGGTGGAGGTGGATGAGGccgaggaagaggaggatgtGGCTGAGAGTGGCACAgcaggcagcagcagcagcagctcctga